From the Paenibacillus sp. MMS20-IR301 genome, the window TGGAAAAGCCTGCTGCAGGCCCAGTACGCGCAGCAGCAGCAGACAGATTATGGCGATGGTCAGCGGCGAATTCTTGCTGATAATCCCCAGCGCCGCCAGGGCCAGCAGCAATAAAGAGGTTACATCCATAGCTTAACTGAGCTCCTTCTCTACGAAAGCCGTTTACTAATAATATGATCGGCAATCAGTTTCCCATGCCCGCGTCCGCTTTCGATGAATACCTCATTGGCATTCCGGCCGGAGGCAATCACGCCTGCGACATAAATACCCGGGATGTTGCTCTCCATCGTTGCAGGATTGAAGGCGGGTTTGTCGAGGGTATCGTCCATGAGCACACCTGCCGAAGAGAGCAAAGCCCTGCTCGGGCGGAAGCCGGTCATGGCCAGCACGAAATCATTATCCAGCTCAGCGGTTTCCCCGCTGCTCGAAGTAATGATGACAGAAGCAGGGGTAATCTCCGTGACGCGCGATTCCAGATGGAGGGCGATGCTGCCTTTCTGCACCATACTCTCAAAAATCGGCCGGACCCAAGGCTTGATATTATCCGAAATACTGCTGCCGCGGTAAATCATATCCACCTTGGCCCCTACACGGATTAGCTCAAGGGCCGCATCAACAGCCGAGTTGCTGCCCCCGATCACGGCAACCTTCATACCGGAATAGGGATGGGCTTCGCCGAAATAATGGGTTACCTTGGGTAATTCCTCACCGGGGATCCCAATCAGATTAGGCTGGTCGAAGTAGCCGGTAGAAATCACCACATTCGCCGCGCTGCGCGAAAGTTCTTCTCCGCGTTTATTGCGTGTATGTACAACAAAGCTGCCGTCACTCTGCGGAAGCACGGATAGTGCTTCTTCATAAGCGGCGATGTCCAGATTATGCTGTGCGGCAGCCCGGCGGTAATAGACTAGAGCCTCATGGCGGTAAGGCTTGTCATTCGGGGAGGTGAAGGGCACATCCCCGATTTCAAGCAGCGGAGCCGTACTGAAAAACTGCATGTTCGTCGGATATAAATAAATCGAGTGAACAATAAAGTTCTTCTCAATAATCAGGCTGGACAGGCCTTGGCGCTGGCATTCAATGGCTGCGGACAGTCCGCAGGGACCTGCGCCGATAATGATGACGTCTTTCATGATAGCTGAATCCTCCCTGGAAAGTGTTCTTTGAGTAAATGGTACATTATATTTTAGAATTTTGCCATTATCCGCAGATTCTGCTGTGATTGTCTTGCTCATTTTCGTATACGGGTATATAATTAGATATATATCTAAATTATTTTTGCCAAGCGGCTTTTGCGGGCATTTATGAACATTACAGGAGTGTGGTCCGGTGCAGTTAGAAAAAATCGTTGCTTATCATAAAGCTTTGTCCGACCCGACCCGGCTGCGGATCCTGCTGCTTCTCTCCAAAGGCGAAGTGCATGGCCAGGCTCTGGCCGAGAAGCTGAATCTGTCACAGCCGACCGTGACCCATCATGCAGCGAAGCTGCGGGAAGCTGCACTGATTATGGAGCGCAGAGACAAGAATACGGTGTATTTCAAGCTTAATCCCGAGTTTATCCAGGCCGGCTCAGAGGCATCGCTGAAATTTATTTTTGCCAAGGGGGTGGAGGAAATGGAAGTCGAATCGCCGGAGAGCAGCCTCAAGGCATCGGTTCTGCGTAATTTTTTTGCAAAGGACGGACGCCTGCGGCAGATTCCCTCACAATATAAGAAAAAGCTGATTGCCTTGCAGTATATTGTGG encodes:
- a CDS encoding metalloregulator ArsR/SmtB family transcription factor, encoding MQLEKIVAYHKALSDPTRLRILLLLSKGEVHGQALAEKLNLSQPTVTHHAAKLREAALIMERRDKNTVYFKLNPEFIQAGSEASLKFIFAKGVEEMEVESPESSLKASVLRNFFAKDGRLRQIPSQYKKKLIALQYIVEKLEPGVVYSEKEMNEFIKQFHEDYATIRREFIMHQFMYRENDKYELNPQEIWTRWENVK
- a CDS encoding YpdA family putative bacillithiol disulfide reductase gives rise to the protein MKDVIIIGAGPCGLSAAIECQRQGLSSLIIEKNFIVHSIYLYPTNMQFFSTAPLLEIGDVPFTSPNDKPYRHEALVYYRRAAAQHNLDIAAYEEALSVLPQSDGSFVVHTRNKRGEELSRSAANVVISTGYFDQPNLIGIPGEELPKVTHYFGEAHPYSGMKVAVIGGSNSAVDAALELIRVGAKVDMIYRGSSISDNIKPWVRPIFESMVQKGSIALHLESRVTEITPASVIITSSSGETAELDNDFVLAMTGFRPSRALLSSAGVLMDDTLDKPAFNPATMESNIPGIYVAGVIASGRNANEVFIESGRGHGKLIADHIISKRLS